The following proteins are co-located in the Streptococcus downei MFe28 genome:
- a CDS encoding rhodanese-like domain-containing protein translates to MTKLELLETYLSLYISHFEVLKAMEAEESPYVILDVRNAPAQVKKDQIKGALAIPTKDLANQLESLDKSKTYVVYDWNSGTTLGKQALFILLSAGFEAYELSGALEGWKGMNLPIEAIQ, encoded by the coding sequence ATGACAAAACTTGAACTATTAGAAACCTACCTAAGCCTTTATATTAGCCATTTTGAAGTGCTGAAAGCTATGGAAGCAGAAGAATCACCCTACGTTATTTTAGATGTACGAAATGCACCAGCTCAGGTCAAAAAAGATCAGATTAAAGGAGCACTGGCGATTCCTACCAAAGACCTAGCTAATCAACTGGAGAGTTTAGATAAAAGTAAAACCTATGTAGTTTATGACTGGAATAGTGGGACGACTCTAGGTAAGCAAGCGCTTTTCATCTTATTATCAGCTGGCTTTGAGGCTTATGAACTCTCAGGTGCCCTTGAAGGTTGGAAAGGTATGAATCTACCAATTGAAGCAATCCAGTAA
- a CDS encoding MarR family winged helix-turn-helix transcriptional regulator, producing MIVENSWGYNLSKVAQKMDSQFAQQLEKIGLNYRDSRYYGILLAIHSYPNLTQVKLGEELNLDRTTIGQLIDQLEEKNFVARERNPKDRRQNILVLTSKGKKAVKEMWQEMRAVEMAVIANLSDNQKATFLAIAKAIRRK from the coding sequence TTGATAGTAGAAAATTCTTGGGGTTATAACTTGAGTAAAGTTGCACAGAAAATGGACAGTCAGTTTGCTCAACAGCTGGAAAAGATTGGATTAAACTACCGAGATTCTCGCTATTATGGGATTCTTCTCGCTATTCATAGCTATCCTAATTTAACTCAGGTAAAACTGGGAGAGGAGTTGAACCTAGATAGGACGACGATTGGGCAGTTGATTGACCAGCTTGAAGAGAAGAACTTTGTTGCAAGGGAACGTAACCCTAAGGATAGACGACAAAATATTTTGGTCTTAACTTCCAAAGGAAAAAAGGCCGTGAAGGAGATGTGGCAAGAAATGCGTGCCGTTGAAATGGCGGTTATTGCCAATTTAAGTGATAACCAAAAGGCAACCTTCTTAGCCATCGCTAAAGCCATAAGGAGGAAATAA
- a CDS encoding DUF3267 domain-containing protein produces MTLLQEINVRDNKWLIVGLNVAAFLAVFPFIFFFLWIYSLITGSPEIRFSFNLWDPFLLLFLLALILILHEGIHGIFFKLFQPDKTVKFGVIWQSFMFYATSPGSLYSRGQMMVIGLAPFLVNSLLLTLLLALGWLTAPFYLFLATFHAAGCVGDFYYAYVLAWKHRQHKIIAEDTENGLKIFQA; encoded by the coding sequence ATGACCCTACTCCAAGAAATCAATGTTAGGGATAATAAGTGGCTGATTGTGGGCCTGAACGTCGCTGCTTTCCTGGCTGTATTCCCTTTTATCTTTTTCTTTCTTTGGATTTACAGTCTGATAACTGGCAGTCCAGAGATTCGTTTTAGCTTTAATCTCTGGGATCCCTTCCTGCTCCTTTTTCTCTTGGCTCTTATCCTCATTTTGCATGAAGGTATCCATGGTATCTTTTTCAAGCTCTTTCAACCTGATAAGACGGTCAAGTTTGGTGTCATTTGGCAATCCTTCATGTTCTATGCCACCAGCCCAGGTTCCCTCTATTCTAGAGGTCAAATGATGGTCATCGGTTTGGCACCTTTCCTTGTCAATAGCCTCCTCCTAACCCTTCTTCTAGCTCTAGGCTGGCTGACGGCTCCATTCTATCTCTTCCTAGCCACCTTTCATGCAGCCGGTTGTGTCGGTGATTTTTACTATGCTTATGTCTTGGCATGGAAGCATCGCCAGCATAAGATTATTGCAGAAGATACAGAAAATGGCCTCAAAATTTTTCAAGCCTAG